A genomic window from Thunnus maccoyii chromosome 2, fThuMac1.1, whole genome shotgun sequence includes:
- the LOC121884316 gene encoding nicotinate-nucleotide pyrophosphorylase [carboxylating]-like isoform X2, with translation MSPPKHTAAHSIPPHTVTQLAREWLAEDTPNFDPAGVCVGSQEVEARLLCKTPHSILAGSPFFTAVFTEVGCTVDWRYQEGAEIGPDAVTLTAVVRGPARCLLLGERPALNCLARASGIATRCAQLQAMATAGRWHGEVAGTRKTTPGFRLVEKYAMLVGAVSMHRQDLSGMVMLKDNHVWASGSITEAVKAARSVCGFSSKIEVECCSTEEGREAARAGADIVMLDNFQPQELHVAARALKEEFPTLLIEASGGVTPDNLAMYFSPHVDIISLGCITQGCPVVDFSLKVQKPVVHSSLQEG, from the exons ATGTCTCCACctaaacacacagcagcacactcAATCCCACCTCACACTGTGACCCAGCTGGCACGAGAGTGGCTGGCAGAGGACACACCAAACTTTGACCCAGCAGGGGTATGTGTGGGGTCACAGGAAGTCGAGGCGAGGCTGCTTTGTAAAACACCACACAGCATCTTGGCAGGGAGCCCTTTCTTCACAGCAGTGTTCACTGAAGTCGGCTGCACTGTGGACTGGCGTTACCAGGAGGGAGCTGAGATTG GTCCAGATGCTGTCACACTGACCGCTGTGGTTCGAGGCCCAGCAAGGTGCCTGCTCCTAGGTGAAAGGCCAGCTCTCAACTGCCTGGCCCGGGCCTCAGGGATCGCCACCCGCTGTGCTCAGCTCCAAGCAATGGCAACGGCAGGACGCTGGCATGGAGAAGTGGCTGGCACACGCAAGACCACCCCGGGCTTCCGTCTGGTGGAGAAGTATGCCATGTTGGTTGGCGCCGTGTCCATGCACAGGCAGGACCTGAGTGGTATGGTGATGCTGAAGGACAACCACGTCTGGGCATCAGGGAGTATCACAGAG GCTGTGAAAGCTGCCCGGTCAGTGTGCGGCTTCAGCAGTAAGATTGAGGTGGAGTGCTGCTCCACAGAGGAGGGCAGAGAGGCGGCCAGAGCAGGAGCAGACATTGTTATGCTGGACAACTTTCAACCTCAG gAGCTCCATGTTGCAGCTCGTGCACTGAAGGAGGAGTTCCCAACTCTACTGATAGAAGCCAGTGGAGGAGTGACTCCAGACAACTTAGCCATGTATTTCTCCCCACATGTGGACATCATTTCCCTGGGCTGCATTACACAGGGCTGCCCAGTTGTGGACTTCTCACTCAAAGTTCAAAAGCCTGTTGTTCACTCAAGCCTCCAAGAAGGATGA
- the LOC121884316 gene encoding nicotinate-nucleotide pyrophosphorylase [carboxylating]-like isoform X1, producing MKMSPPKHTAAHSIPPHTVTQLAREWLAEDTPNFDPAGVCVGSQEVEARLLCKTPHSILAGSPFFTAVFTEVGCTVDWRYQEGAEIGPDAVTLTAVVRGPARCLLLGERPALNCLARASGIATRCAQLQAMATAGRWHGEVAGTRKTTPGFRLVEKYAMLVGAVSMHRQDLSGMVMLKDNHVWASGSITEAVKAARSVCGFSSKIEVECCSTEEGREAARAGADIVMLDNFQPQELHVAARALKEEFPTLLIEASGGVTPDNLAMYFSPHVDIISLGCITQGCPVVDFSLKVQKPVVHSSLQEG from the exons ATGAA AATGTCTCCACctaaacacacagcagcacactcAATCCCACCTCACACTGTGACCCAGCTGGCACGAGAGTGGCTGGCAGAGGACACACCAAACTTTGACCCAGCAGGGGTATGTGTGGGGTCACAGGAAGTCGAGGCGAGGCTGCTTTGTAAAACACCACACAGCATCTTGGCAGGGAGCCCTTTCTTCACAGCAGTGTTCACTGAAGTCGGCTGCACTGTGGACTGGCGTTACCAGGAGGGAGCTGAGATTG GTCCAGATGCTGTCACACTGACCGCTGTGGTTCGAGGCCCAGCAAGGTGCCTGCTCCTAGGTGAAAGGCCAGCTCTCAACTGCCTGGCCCGGGCCTCAGGGATCGCCACCCGCTGTGCTCAGCTCCAAGCAATGGCAACGGCAGGACGCTGGCATGGAGAAGTGGCTGGCACACGCAAGACCACCCCGGGCTTCCGTCTGGTGGAGAAGTATGCCATGTTGGTTGGCGCCGTGTCCATGCACAGGCAGGACCTGAGTGGTATGGTGATGCTGAAGGACAACCACGTCTGGGCATCAGGGAGTATCACAGAG GCTGTGAAAGCTGCCCGGTCAGTGTGCGGCTTCAGCAGTAAGATTGAGGTGGAGTGCTGCTCCACAGAGGAGGGCAGAGAGGCGGCCAGAGCAGGAGCAGACATTGTTATGCTGGACAACTTTCAACCTCAG gAGCTCCATGTTGCAGCTCGTGCACTGAAGGAGGAGTTCCCAACTCTACTGATAGAAGCCAGTGGAGGAGTGACTCCAGACAACTTAGCCATGTATTTCTCCCCACATGTGGACATCATTTCCCTGGGCTGCATTACACAGGGCTGCCCAGTTGTGGACTTCTCACTCAAAGTTCAAAAGCCTGTTGTTCACTCAAGCCTCCAAGAAGGATGA